The Euwallacea fornicatus isolate EFF26 chromosome 38, ASM4011564v1, whole genome shotgun sequence genome includes a region encoding these proteins:
- the SdhB gene encoding uncharacterized protein SdhB, whose product MVKEMQLVKLIRGGFVQIRCVSSSAPINAAAAAAAKAPEPQKQKTPKIKTFSIYRWNPDKPQQKPYMQEYKVDLNQCGPMILDALIKIKNEMDPTLTFRRSCREGICGSCAMNIGGVNTLACICKIDSSLSKKTKVYPLPHMYVVKDLVPDLTNFYNQYKSIEPWLQRSDTGKSSKSREVQQYLQSIDDRAKLDGLYECILCACCSTSCPSYWWNGDKYLGPAVLMQAYRWIIDSRDDAASKRLDKMRDPFSVFRCHTIMNCTRTCPKGLNPGRAIAEIKKLLGGVANKPKPQLDPVALHK is encoded by the exons ATGGTTAAGGAAATGCAGCTAGTAAAATTAATTCGTGGAGGTTTTGTGCAG ATTCGATGTGTTTCTTCTTCTGCCCCAATAAATGCAGCAGCCGCAGCTGCTGCAAAGGCCCCTGAACCTCAGAAGCAgaaaacaccaaaaattaaaactttctcGATTTACCGTTGGAACCCAGATAAACCCCAACAGAAGCCTTATATGCAGGAGTATAAAGTAGATCTCAATCAATGTGGTCCTATGATACTGGATGCActgataaaaattaagaacgaAATGGATCCTACCTTAACATTCAGGAGGTCTTGCCGAGAGGGTATTTGTGGTTCGTGTGCCATGAATATAGGAGGGGTTAATACCTTAGCATGTATTTG cAAAATCGACAGTAGCCTCAGCAAGAAAACCAAGGTTTATCCTTTACCTCACATGTACGTGGTGAAAGATTTGGTGCCAGATTTGACCAACTTTTATAATCAATACAAATCAATTGAGCCCTGGCTTCAAAGAAG TGATACTGGAAAAAGCTCAAAGTCTCGTGAAGTGCAGCAATATTTGCAGAGTATTGATGATAGAGCTAAATTAGATGGTCTttatgagtgcatcttgtgtGCGTGTTGTTCTACCTCTTGCCCTAGTTACTGGTGGAACGGTGATAAATATTTAGGCCCTGCAGTACTTATGCAA GCGTATCGTTGGATTATTGACTCCAGAGATGATGCTGCTTCTAAAAGATTGGATAAAATGAGAGATCCCTTCTCAGTATTTCGTTGCCACACCATCATGAATTGCACACGTACTTGTCCAAag GGCTTAAATCCTGGACGCGCAATCgccgaaattaaaaagttactaGGTGGAGTTGCAAACAAACCAAAGCCTCAACTAGACCCTGTAGCATTGCACAAGTGA
- the LOC136349473 gene encoding uncharacterized protein isoform X2: protein MLEGRRKGVDRTVKRNKASSAKNSLNKGGLQPPNEDNIMTRKPIRTRRPRIPILQSGYCAICNLPYNNIEDHVQSKKHQKLIGEDANYIALNGYIQDVGIESLLSLTGIDAIGLDDFSPKVKRSMPRTRASSVVSEIVNPAQIVENDTGHRLRSRKNINYMTPPLDDDSFQEKPDMEPVRLQYTEYRELRSSTRALARLTSCLPTKDGNATDVWDSGRPKRACINRQKRFSADERLVADNKTYYKVEVLSSKLRSSDKEVAKPKESKPNESEKGLIVKFKKMRNSELVQLNNEATNFLFPKKIDSSDEEDERDLNDTRVKLENGSSIAEVTETTDMGNESQLEKPDDEASLDSISSDCKTKKKRRSHAEAFILDNQKYYKFETPGSRLRYHGSYLSPVPSKSNGDILKTEVKEEPREESKEDTGDRLKVNLDDFKFSFESVPENEKWYKTFRRQDRAEQRYYFTNNYHWNDFVLPHQIPHLRAIDPRICYNAYKNLKQCICEAATTTKTLGTCKDVDSCGVEASEELEKPVLVDQSEDDSRESEMSSTSAVDESGASTRSNSRTVTETLTLSPTTSRARNARKSPRQHASTLAILSSLVQQRRKRSGNAVESNVNSLPTIQEEPLPSVSKKKKPVTPQKQRKPKVDYFAIAAEIDEELNTALDFDVDLEPTTDPDISFLDSRVSLSDLIEVHDSKTKEENNCQKSLNLTACKKPIKRKKNLTGWPNKIKKKKVVKEERANGDNASEAEGESGSINGRKNGQTEIDDRENKCDQDIENRVGNDTSEIRDSLLQPFVYVKKLDNCEKLGVRKLIIKSPTKRTIRKVHRRILSSRPKKSPRMLRRATGGRWIRER from the exons ATGTTGGAGGGCAGGAGAAAAGGGGTA GACCGAACTGTTAAACGGAATAAAGCATCCTCCGCCAAAAACTCACTCAATAAAGGCGGCCTTCAGCCTCCCAATGAGGACAATATAATGACTAGGAAGCCGATAAGAACCAGAAGGCCAAGGATTCCGATTCTACAGTCCGGGTATTGTGCCATTTGCAACCTACCTTACAACAATATCGAAGATCATGTACAGTCGAAAAAGCACCAGAAACTCATTGGCGAAGATGCCAACTACATCGCTTTGAATGGTTACATTCAGGACGTTGGTATCGAATCCCTATTGAGTTTAACTGGCATTGATGCTATAG GGTTAGACGACTTTTCGCCGAAGGTAAAACGTAGTATGCCACGAACTCGGGCCTCCTCAGTGGTTTCGGAGATTGTCAATCCGGCTCAGATCGTCGAGAATGACACGGGCCATAGATTGAGGTCGAGGAAAAACATCAATTACATGACACCACCGCTGGATGATGACAGTTTCCAGGAGAAGCCTGACATGGAACCTGTACGTCTTCAGTATACGGAGTATAGAGAGTTGAGATCTAGTACAAGAGCATTAGCA AGACTTACCTCGTGTCTCCCCACAAAAGACGGCAATGCGACTGATGTGTGGGACTCCGGGAGGCCGAAGCGGGCCTGCATCAACAGGCAGAAGCGATTCTCGGCGGACGAGCGCCTGGTTGCAGATAACAAAACTTATTACAAAGTGGAAGTGCTGTCGAGCAAGCTGAGGTCGAGTGATAAAGAAGTTGCCAAACCTAAGGAGTCGAAGCCGAACGAGTCGGAAAAGGGGCTCATTGTCAAGTTTAAGAAAATGCGTAATTCCG AGCTTGTTCAATTGAATAACGAAGCAACGAATTTCctctttccaaaaaaaatcgactCGTCAGACGAAGAAGATGAGAGAGACCTAAACGATACCCGTgtgaaattggaaaatggGTCATCGATTGCTGAAGTTACTG AGACAACTGACATGGGGAACGAAAGCCAGTTGGAAAAACCTGATGATGAAGCTTCGCTGGACAGCATATCTTCAGATTGCAAGACAAAGAAGAAGCGACGAAGTCACGCCGAAGCTTTCATCCTCGATaaccaaaaatattacaaattcgAAACGCCTGGATCCAG GTTAAGGTATCACGGTTCCTACTTGTCACCGGTTCCCTCAAAGTCCAACGGTGACATATTGAAAACTGAAGTGAAGGAGGAGCCAAGGGAGGAGAGTAAGGAGGACACCGGTGACAGACTGAAAGTGAACTTGGACGATTTCAAGTTTTCGTTCGAATCGGTGCCTGAAAATGAGAAATGGTATAAGACGTTTCGAAGGCAAGATAGGGCGGAGCAGCGGTATTACTTTACCAATAATT atcatTGGAACGATTTCGTCCTACCACACCAAATTCCCCATCTACGAGCAATAGACCCTAGAATCTGCTACAACGCCTACAAAAACTTGAAGCAATGCATCTGCGAAGCAGCCACTACCACAAAAACTTTAGGTACCTGTAAAGATGTCGATTCTTGCGGCGTGGAAGCTTCAGAAGAATTGGAGAAACCAGTATTAGTGGATCAAAGCGAAGACGACAGCCGGGAAAGTGAGATGTCCTCAACTTCAGCCGTTGACGAGTCTGGTGCGAGCACAAGATCGAATAGTAGAACAGTGACTGAGACGTTAACCCTCTCGCCAACTACGAGTAGAGCTAGAAATGCGAGGAAGTCTCCCAGGCAACACGCGTCAACTTTAGCGATTTTGAGCAGTCTGGTGCAGCAAAGGAGGAAACGCTCTGGAAATGCGGTTGAGAGTAACGTTAATAGTTTGCCGACTATTCAGGAAGAGCCACTTCCGTCTGTCtccaaaaaaaagaaaccCGTTACCCCCCAGAAGCAAAGGAAACCGAAAGTGGACTATTTCGCCATCGCCGCCGAAATTGACGAGGAATTAAATACGGCATTAGATTTCGACGTGGACTTGGAACCGACTACTGATCCCGATATTAGTTTCTTAGACAGTAGAGTTTCTTTGTCCGACCTGATCGAGGTCCACGACTCGAAAACCAAAGAGGAGAACAACTGCCAGAAGTCTCTCAATTTAACCGCATGCAAGAAACCAATcaagaggaaaaaaaatttgacggGATGgcctaataaaataaagaagaagaaaGTGGTGAAGGAAGAACGTGCGAACGGGGATAACGCCTCGGAGGCGGAAGGTGAATCGGGCAGTATTAACGGGAGGAAAAACGGACAGACGGAAATCGACGATAGGGAAAACAAGTGTGATCAAGATATTGAAAACAGGGTAGGAAATGATACTAGTGAAATTAGGGACTCATTGTTGCAGCCCTTCGTGTACGTGAAAAAACTGGACAATTGTGAAAAGCTCGGTGTCAGAAAACTGATCATTAAATCGCCGACCAAACGGACCATTAGAAAGGTGCACAGGCGGATCTTGTCCTCGCGCCCTAAGAAGTCGCCGCGGATGCTCCGCAGGGCCACGGGTGGCCGCTGGATCAGAGAGAgataa
- the LOC136349473 gene encoding uncharacterized protein isoform X1 — MLEGRRKGVDRTVKRNKASSAKNSLNKGGLQPPNEDNIMTRKPIRTRRPRIPILQSGYCAICNLPYNNIEDHVQSKKHQKLIGEDANYIALNGYIQDVGIESLLSLTGIDAIGLDDFSPKVKRSMPRTRASSVVSEIVNPAQIVENDTGHRLRSRKNINYMTPPLDDDSFQEKPDMEPVRLQYTEYRELRSSTRALARLTSCLPTKDGNATDVWDSGRPKRACINRQKRFSADERLVADNKTYYKVEVLSSKLRSSDKEVAKPKESKPNESEKGLIVKFKKMRNSELVQLNNEATNFLFPKKIDSSDEEDERDLNDTRVKLENGSSIAEVTETTDMGNESQLEKPDDEASLDSISSDCKTKKKRRSHAEAFILDNQKYYKFETPGSSSYRLRYHGSYLSPVPSKSNGDILKTEVKEEPREESKEDTGDRLKVNLDDFKFSFESVPENEKWYKTFRRQDRAEQRYYFTNNYHWNDFVLPHQIPHLRAIDPRICYNAYKNLKQCICEAATTTKTLGTCKDVDSCGVEASEELEKPVLVDQSEDDSRESEMSSTSAVDESGASTRSNSRTVTETLTLSPTTSRARNARKSPRQHASTLAILSSLVQQRRKRSGNAVESNVNSLPTIQEEPLPSVSKKKKPVTPQKQRKPKVDYFAIAAEIDEELNTALDFDVDLEPTTDPDISFLDSRVSLSDLIEVHDSKTKEENNCQKSLNLTACKKPIKRKKNLTGWPNKIKKKKVVKEERANGDNASEAEGESGSINGRKNGQTEIDDRENKCDQDIENRVGNDTSEIRDSLLQPFVYVKKLDNCEKLGVRKLIIKSPTKRTIRKVHRRILSSRPKKSPRMLRRATGGRWIRER, encoded by the exons ATGTTGGAGGGCAGGAGAAAAGGGGTA GACCGAACTGTTAAACGGAATAAAGCATCCTCCGCCAAAAACTCACTCAATAAAGGCGGCCTTCAGCCTCCCAATGAGGACAATATAATGACTAGGAAGCCGATAAGAACCAGAAGGCCAAGGATTCCGATTCTACAGTCCGGGTATTGTGCCATTTGCAACCTACCTTACAACAATATCGAAGATCATGTACAGTCGAAAAAGCACCAGAAACTCATTGGCGAAGATGCCAACTACATCGCTTTGAATGGTTACATTCAGGACGTTGGTATCGAATCCCTATTGAGTTTAACTGGCATTGATGCTATAG GGTTAGACGACTTTTCGCCGAAGGTAAAACGTAGTATGCCACGAACTCGGGCCTCCTCAGTGGTTTCGGAGATTGTCAATCCGGCTCAGATCGTCGAGAATGACACGGGCCATAGATTGAGGTCGAGGAAAAACATCAATTACATGACACCACCGCTGGATGATGACAGTTTCCAGGAGAAGCCTGACATGGAACCTGTACGTCTTCAGTATACGGAGTATAGAGAGTTGAGATCTAGTACAAGAGCATTAGCA AGACTTACCTCGTGTCTCCCCACAAAAGACGGCAATGCGACTGATGTGTGGGACTCCGGGAGGCCGAAGCGGGCCTGCATCAACAGGCAGAAGCGATTCTCGGCGGACGAGCGCCTGGTTGCAGATAACAAAACTTATTACAAAGTGGAAGTGCTGTCGAGCAAGCTGAGGTCGAGTGATAAAGAAGTTGCCAAACCTAAGGAGTCGAAGCCGAACGAGTCGGAAAAGGGGCTCATTGTCAAGTTTAAGAAAATGCGTAATTCCG AGCTTGTTCAATTGAATAACGAAGCAACGAATTTCctctttccaaaaaaaatcgactCGTCAGACGAAGAAGATGAGAGAGACCTAAACGATACCCGTgtgaaattggaaaatggGTCATCGATTGCTGAAGTTACTG AGACAACTGACATGGGGAACGAAAGCCAGTTGGAAAAACCTGATGATGAAGCTTCGCTGGACAGCATATCTTCAGATTGCAAGACAAAGAAGAAGCGACGAAGTCACGCCGAAGCTTTCATCCTCGATaaccaaaaatattacaaattcgAAACGCCTGGATCCAG ttctTACAGGTTAAGGTATCACGGTTCCTACTTGTCACCGGTTCCCTCAAAGTCCAACGGTGACATATTGAAAACTGAAGTGAAGGAGGAGCCAAGGGAGGAGAGTAAGGAGGACACCGGTGACAGACTGAAAGTGAACTTGGACGATTTCAAGTTTTCGTTCGAATCGGTGCCTGAAAATGAGAAATGGTATAAGACGTTTCGAAGGCAAGATAGGGCGGAGCAGCGGTATTACTTTACCAATAATT atcatTGGAACGATTTCGTCCTACCACACCAAATTCCCCATCTACGAGCAATAGACCCTAGAATCTGCTACAACGCCTACAAAAACTTGAAGCAATGCATCTGCGAAGCAGCCACTACCACAAAAACTTTAGGTACCTGTAAAGATGTCGATTCTTGCGGCGTGGAAGCTTCAGAAGAATTGGAGAAACCAGTATTAGTGGATCAAAGCGAAGACGACAGCCGGGAAAGTGAGATGTCCTCAACTTCAGCCGTTGACGAGTCTGGTGCGAGCACAAGATCGAATAGTAGAACAGTGACTGAGACGTTAACCCTCTCGCCAACTACGAGTAGAGCTAGAAATGCGAGGAAGTCTCCCAGGCAACACGCGTCAACTTTAGCGATTTTGAGCAGTCTGGTGCAGCAAAGGAGGAAACGCTCTGGAAATGCGGTTGAGAGTAACGTTAATAGTTTGCCGACTATTCAGGAAGAGCCACTTCCGTCTGTCtccaaaaaaaagaaaccCGTTACCCCCCAGAAGCAAAGGAAACCGAAAGTGGACTATTTCGCCATCGCCGCCGAAATTGACGAGGAATTAAATACGGCATTAGATTTCGACGTGGACTTGGAACCGACTACTGATCCCGATATTAGTTTCTTAGACAGTAGAGTTTCTTTGTCCGACCTGATCGAGGTCCACGACTCGAAAACCAAAGAGGAGAACAACTGCCAGAAGTCTCTCAATTTAACCGCATGCAAGAAACCAATcaagaggaaaaaaaatttgacggGATGgcctaataaaataaagaagaagaaaGTGGTGAAGGAAGAACGTGCGAACGGGGATAACGCCTCGGAGGCGGAAGGTGAATCGGGCAGTATTAACGGGAGGAAAAACGGACAGACGGAAATCGACGATAGGGAAAACAAGTGTGATCAAGATATTGAAAACAGGGTAGGAAATGATACTAGTGAAATTAGGGACTCATTGTTGCAGCCCTTCGTGTACGTGAAAAAACTGGACAATTGTGAAAAGCTCGGTGTCAGAAAACTGATCATTAAATCGCCGACCAAACGGACCATTAGAAAGGTGCACAGGCGGATCTTGTCCTCGCGCCCTAAGAAGTCGCCGCGGATGCTCCGCAGGGCCACGGGTGGCCGCTGGATCAGAGAGAgataa
- the LOC136349473 gene encoding uncharacterized protein isoform X4 encodes MPRTRASSVVSEIVNPAQIVENDTGHRLRSRKNINYMTPPLDDDSFQEKPDMEPVRLQYTEYRELRSSTRALARLTSCLPTKDGNATDVWDSGRPKRACINRQKRFSADERLVADNKTYYKVEVLSSKLRSSDKEVAKPKESKPNESEKGLIVKFKKMRNSELVQLNNEATNFLFPKKIDSSDEEDERDLNDTRVKLENGSSIAEVTETTDMGNESQLEKPDDEASLDSISSDCKTKKKRRSHAEAFILDNQKYYKFETPGSSSYRLRYHGSYLSPVPSKSNGDILKTEVKEEPREESKEDTGDRLKVNLDDFKFSFESVPENEKWYKTFRRQDRAEQRYYFTNNYHWNDFVLPHQIPHLRAIDPRICYNAYKNLKQCICEAATTTKTLGTCKDVDSCGVEASEELEKPVLVDQSEDDSRESEMSSTSAVDESGASTRSNSRTVTETLTLSPTTSRARNARKSPRQHASTLAILSSLVQQRRKRSGNAVESNVNSLPTIQEEPLPSVSKKKKPVTPQKQRKPKVDYFAIAAEIDEELNTALDFDVDLEPTTDPDISFLDSRVSLSDLIEVHDSKTKEENNCQKSLNLTACKKPIKRKKNLTGWPNKIKKKKVVKEERANGDNASEAEGESGSINGRKNGQTEIDDRENKCDQDIENRVGNDTSEIRDSLLQPFVYVKKLDNCEKLGVRKLIIKSPTKRTIRKVHRRILSSRPKKSPRMLRRATGGRWIRER; translated from the exons ATGCCACGAACTCGGGCCTCCTCAGTGGTTTCGGAGATTGTCAATCCGGCTCAGATCGTCGAGAATGACACGGGCCATAGATTGAGGTCGAGGAAAAACATCAATTACATGACACCACCGCTGGATGATGACAGTTTCCAGGAGAAGCCTGACATGGAACCTGTACGTCTTCAGTATACGGAGTATAGAGAGTTGAGATCTAGTACAAGAGCATTAGCA AGACTTACCTCGTGTCTCCCCACAAAAGACGGCAATGCGACTGATGTGTGGGACTCCGGGAGGCCGAAGCGGGCCTGCATCAACAGGCAGAAGCGATTCTCGGCGGACGAGCGCCTGGTTGCAGATAACAAAACTTATTACAAAGTGGAAGTGCTGTCGAGCAAGCTGAGGTCGAGTGATAAAGAAGTTGCCAAACCTAAGGAGTCGAAGCCGAACGAGTCGGAAAAGGGGCTCATTGTCAAGTTTAAGAAAATGCGTAATTCCG AGCTTGTTCAATTGAATAACGAAGCAACGAATTTCctctttccaaaaaaaatcgactCGTCAGACGAAGAAGATGAGAGAGACCTAAACGATACCCGTgtgaaattggaaaatggGTCATCGATTGCTGAAGTTACTG AGACAACTGACATGGGGAACGAAAGCCAGTTGGAAAAACCTGATGATGAAGCTTCGCTGGACAGCATATCTTCAGATTGCAAGACAAAGAAGAAGCGACGAAGTCACGCCGAAGCTTTCATCCTCGATaaccaaaaatattacaaattcgAAACGCCTGGATCCAG ttctTACAGGTTAAGGTATCACGGTTCCTACTTGTCACCGGTTCCCTCAAAGTCCAACGGTGACATATTGAAAACTGAAGTGAAGGAGGAGCCAAGGGAGGAGAGTAAGGAGGACACCGGTGACAGACTGAAAGTGAACTTGGACGATTTCAAGTTTTCGTTCGAATCGGTGCCTGAAAATGAGAAATGGTATAAGACGTTTCGAAGGCAAGATAGGGCGGAGCAGCGGTATTACTTTACCAATAATT atcatTGGAACGATTTCGTCCTACCACACCAAATTCCCCATCTACGAGCAATAGACCCTAGAATCTGCTACAACGCCTACAAAAACTTGAAGCAATGCATCTGCGAAGCAGCCACTACCACAAAAACTTTAGGTACCTGTAAAGATGTCGATTCTTGCGGCGTGGAAGCTTCAGAAGAATTGGAGAAACCAGTATTAGTGGATCAAAGCGAAGACGACAGCCGGGAAAGTGAGATGTCCTCAACTTCAGCCGTTGACGAGTCTGGTGCGAGCACAAGATCGAATAGTAGAACAGTGACTGAGACGTTAACCCTCTCGCCAACTACGAGTAGAGCTAGAAATGCGAGGAAGTCTCCCAGGCAACACGCGTCAACTTTAGCGATTTTGAGCAGTCTGGTGCAGCAAAGGAGGAAACGCTCTGGAAATGCGGTTGAGAGTAACGTTAATAGTTTGCCGACTATTCAGGAAGAGCCACTTCCGTCTGTCtccaaaaaaaagaaaccCGTTACCCCCCAGAAGCAAAGGAAACCGAAAGTGGACTATTTCGCCATCGCCGCCGAAATTGACGAGGAATTAAATACGGCATTAGATTTCGACGTGGACTTGGAACCGACTACTGATCCCGATATTAGTTTCTTAGACAGTAGAGTTTCTTTGTCCGACCTGATCGAGGTCCACGACTCGAAAACCAAAGAGGAGAACAACTGCCAGAAGTCTCTCAATTTAACCGCATGCAAGAAACCAATcaagaggaaaaaaaatttgacggGATGgcctaataaaataaagaagaagaaaGTGGTGAAGGAAGAACGTGCGAACGGGGATAACGCCTCGGAGGCGGAAGGTGAATCGGGCAGTATTAACGGGAGGAAAAACGGACAGACGGAAATCGACGATAGGGAAAACAAGTGTGATCAAGATATTGAAAACAGGGTAGGAAATGATACTAGTGAAATTAGGGACTCATTGTTGCAGCCCTTCGTGTACGTGAAAAAACTGGACAATTGTGAAAAGCTCGGTGTCAGAAAACTGATCATTAAATCGCCGACCAAACGGACCATTAGAAAGGTGCACAGGCGGATCTTGTCCTCGCGCCCTAAGAAGTCGCCGCGGATGCTCCGCAGGGCCACGGGTGGCCGCTGGATCAGAGAGAgataa
- the LOC136349473 gene encoding uncharacterized protein isoform X3, whose product MLEGRRKGVDRTVKRNKASSAKNSLNKGGLQPPNEDNIMTRKPIRTRRPRIPILQSGYCAICNLPYNNIEDHVQSKKHQKLIGEDANYIALNGYIQDVGIESLLSLTGIDAIGLDDFSPKVKRSMPRTRASSVVSEIVNPAQIVENDTGHRLRSRKNINYMTPPLDDDSFQEKPDMEPRLTSCLPTKDGNATDVWDSGRPKRACINRQKRFSADERLVADNKTYYKVEVLSSKLRSSDKEVAKPKESKPNESEKGLIVKFKKMRNSELVQLNNEATNFLFPKKIDSSDEEDERDLNDTRVKLENGSSIAEVTETTDMGNESQLEKPDDEASLDSISSDCKTKKKRRSHAEAFILDNQKYYKFETPGSSSYRLRYHGSYLSPVPSKSNGDILKTEVKEEPREESKEDTGDRLKVNLDDFKFSFESVPENEKWYKTFRRQDRAEQRYYFTNNYHWNDFVLPHQIPHLRAIDPRICYNAYKNLKQCICEAATTTKTLGTCKDVDSCGVEASEELEKPVLVDQSEDDSRESEMSSTSAVDESGASTRSNSRTVTETLTLSPTTSRARNARKSPRQHASTLAILSSLVQQRRKRSGNAVESNVNSLPTIQEEPLPSVSKKKKPVTPQKQRKPKVDYFAIAAEIDEELNTALDFDVDLEPTTDPDISFLDSRVSLSDLIEVHDSKTKEENNCQKSLNLTACKKPIKRKKNLTGWPNKIKKKKVVKEERANGDNASEAEGESGSINGRKNGQTEIDDRENKCDQDIENRVGNDTSEIRDSLLQPFVYVKKLDNCEKLGVRKLIIKSPTKRTIRKVHRRILSSRPKKSPRMLRRATGGRWIRER is encoded by the exons ATGTTGGAGGGCAGGAGAAAAGGGGTA GACCGAACTGTTAAACGGAATAAAGCATCCTCCGCCAAAAACTCACTCAATAAAGGCGGCCTTCAGCCTCCCAATGAGGACAATATAATGACTAGGAAGCCGATAAGAACCAGAAGGCCAAGGATTCCGATTCTACAGTCCGGGTATTGTGCCATTTGCAACCTACCTTACAACAATATCGAAGATCATGTACAGTCGAAAAAGCACCAGAAACTCATTGGCGAAGATGCCAACTACATCGCTTTGAATGGTTACATTCAGGACGTTGGTATCGAATCCCTATTGAGTTTAACTGGCATTGATGCTATAG GGTTAGACGACTTTTCGCCGAAGGTAAAACGTAGTATGCCACGAACTCGGGCCTCCTCAGTGGTTTCGGAGATTGTCAATCCGGCTCAGATCGTCGAGAATGACACGGGCCATAGATTGAGGTCGAGGAAAAACATCAATTACATGACACCACCGCTGGATGATGACAGTTTCCAGGAGAAGCCTGACATGGAACCT AGACTTACCTCGTGTCTCCCCACAAAAGACGGCAATGCGACTGATGTGTGGGACTCCGGGAGGCCGAAGCGGGCCTGCATCAACAGGCAGAAGCGATTCTCGGCGGACGAGCGCCTGGTTGCAGATAACAAAACTTATTACAAAGTGGAAGTGCTGTCGAGCAAGCTGAGGTCGAGTGATAAAGAAGTTGCCAAACCTAAGGAGTCGAAGCCGAACGAGTCGGAAAAGGGGCTCATTGTCAAGTTTAAGAAAATGCGTAATTCCG AGCTTGTTCAATTGAATAACGAAGCAACGAATTTCctctttccaaaaaaaatcgactCGTCAGACGAAGAAGATGAGAGAGACCTAAACGATACCCGTgtgaaattggaaaatggGTCATCGATTGCTGAAGTTACTG AGACAACTGACATGGGGAACGAAAGCCAGTTGGAAAAACCTGATGATGAAGCTTCGCTGGACAGCATATCTTCAGATTGCAAGACAAAGAAGAAGCGACGAAGTCACGCCGAAGCTTTCATCCTCGATaaccaaaaatattacaaattcgAAACGCCTGGATCCAG ttctTACAGGTTAAGGTATCACGGTTCCTACTTGTCACCGGTTCCCTCAAAGTCCAACGGTGACATATTGAAAACTGAAGTGAAGGAGGAGCCAAGGGAGGAGAGTAAGGAGGACACCGGTGACAGACTGAAAGTGAACTTGGACGATTTCAAGTTTTCGTTCGAATCGGTGCCTGAAAATGAGAAATGGTATAAGACGTTTCGAAGGCAAGATAGGGCGGAGCAGCGGTATTACTTTACCAATAATT atcatTGGAACGATTTCGTCCTACCACACCAAATTCCCCATCTACGAGCAATAGACCCTAGAATCTGCTACAACGCCTACAAAAACTTGAAGCAATGCATCTGCGAAGCAGCCACTACCACAAAAACTTTAGGTACCTGTAAAGATGTCGATTCTTGCGGCGTGGAAGCTTCAGAAGAATTGGAGAAACCAGTATTAGTGGATCAAAGCGAAGACGACAGCCGGGAAAGTGAGATGTCCTCAACTTCAGCCGTTGACGAGTCTGGTGCGAGCACAAGATCGAATAGTAGAACAGTGACTGAGACGTTAACCCTCTCGCCAACTACGAGTAGAGCTAGAAATGCGAGGAAGTCTCCCAGGCAACACGCGTCAACTTTAGCGATTTTGAGCAGTCTGGTGCAGCAAAGGAGGAAACGCTCTGGAAATGCGGTTGAGAGTAACGTTAATAGTTTGCCGACTATTCAGGAAGAGCCACTTCCGTCTGTCtccaaaaaaaagaaaccCGTTACCCCCCAGAAGCAAAGGAAACCGAAAGTGGACTATTTCGCCATCGCCGCCGAAATTGACGAGGAATTAAATACGGCATTAGATTTCGACGTGGACTTGGAACCGACTACTGATCCCGATATTAGTTTCTTAGACAGTAGAGTTTCTTTGTCCGACCTGATCGAGGTCCACGACTCGAAAACCAAAGAGGAGAACAACTGCCAGAAGTCTCTCAATTTAACCGCATGCAAGAAACCAATcaagaggaaaaaaaatttgacggGATGgcctaataaaataaagaagaagaaaGTGGTGAAGGAAGAACGTGCGAACGGGGATAACGCCTCGGAGGCGGAAGGTGAATCGGGCAGTATTAACGGGAGGAAAAACGGACAGACGGAAATCGACGATAGGGAAAACAAGTGTGATCAAGATATTGAAAACAGGGTAGGAAATGATACTAGTGAAATTAGGGACTCATTGTTGCAGCCCTTCGTGTACGTGAAAAAACTGGACAATTGTGAAAAGCTCGGTGTCAGAAAACTGATCATTAAATCGCCGACCAAACGGACCATTAGAAAGGTGCACAGGCGGATCTTGTCCTCGCGCCCTAAGAAGTCGCCGCGGATGCTCCGCAGGGCCACGGGTGGCCGCTGGATCAGAGAGAgataa